GCAGCGGCGGTGTGGCCGCCTCGCTGAGCTTGGTGGCTGCGGCAGCGTCAGCGGCCATCGTCTCGGCGCTGCTGGCAACGGCCTCGGCGTCGGCGTCTGCGGGTGCTCCCTGCGCGGCGGCAGCAAGCTCGGTGACCGTCTGATACCGCTCGGCGGGTTCTTTGGCCATGCCCTTGGCGATCACCGCGTCGAAGTCCGGCGGCAGGTCGGGCCGGGTGCTCGACGGGCGGGGCGGTGGCAACGTCAGGTGCGCGGTCACCTGGCTTTCCAGTGAGTCGCCGGGGAACGGCCGGTTGCCGGTCAGGCACTCGTACAGCACACAGGTCAGCGCGTAGATGTCGGCGCGGGCGTCGGCGTCCTGCGCCATCAACCGTTCCGGCGCCATGTAATGCCAGCTGCCGATCATCTCCCGGGAACCGGTCAGGCCGGCGTCGTCGGCGCCGCGGGCGATGCCGAAGTCGATCAGGTACGCGAAGTCGTCCTCGTCCAGCAGGATGTTGGACGGCTTGACGTCGCGGTGCACCAGACCGACCTTGTGCGCGGCGCGCAGCGCCTGGGCCACCTGCTCGATGATGTGCACCGCCCGGTGCGGCGGCAGCGGTCCGTTGGCCAGCTTCTCTTCCAAGTCGCGGCCCTCCACGAGCCGCATGTCTACATAGAGGCGGCCGTCGATTTCGCCGTAGTTGTGGATCGGAATGATGTGCGGGTTGTTGAGCTGCGCGGCCGCCTCGGCTTCGCGCCGGAACCGTTGCACGAAGGTCTGGTCGGTGGCCAGCTGCGGCGGCAGGAGTTTGATCGCCACTGTCCGGTTGGTGGCCGTGTCGTAGGCGCGCCAGACCTCGCCCATGCCGCCCTGGCCCATCATGTTCTGCAACCGGTAGCGCCCGAAGGGGGTCCCCTGCACCGGATCACCATAAGCCCAGATTTAGCCTGCGTGGGGTAGTGGCGGCGTCTCTCCTACGACGTTGCCGGACGAGTCCAGGGCCTGCAGCTGGTAGTAGCCGTCGGTGCCCCCGTTCAGCGGCAATGCGGTGTCGTATCCGGCCCACTCGGCGGTGGCCAACACCGTCATCGCGGTGCTTTGCGGACCGTGCCGCAGGCGCCAGCTGCGCACCGCCGTGGCGCCGTTCCATACGGCGTGCACAACGTCGCCGGCGAAGACCATCTTCGGGGGTTCGACGGGAGTGCCGCTCCACTCGTCCAGGTAGGCGCGGTAGGTCCCGCCGGCCAGGGCGACGTCGTAGAGCATCGTGCCGTCGGCCGCGAACTCGGCGATGTGACCGGCGGTCCCCCAGCCGGAGAAGGTGCCGCCGCCGGGTAGTTGCTGCAGGTTGCCCATGGCGCCGCTGCTCAGTTTGTCCGGGTGGGGCTGCGCGCGCAGCAGCGTGGCGGTGCGCGCGGCGGGGTCCAGGCGGATCCACTTCAGGCTGCTCGGCACCGACCCGCCGCCGGTCTGGCCGGCGTTGCCCTCGAAATGGTTGTCGAACAACGTGATCGTGTTGGCGTCGGGCATCTCGGCGTCGTGCTGGTAGGCGAATTCGACGCCGTCGCCGAGGGCGAAGGTGGACTGCTTGCCGCCCAGGCGCCAGTTGATCGCGCCGGTGCGCGGGTCGACATTGAAGACCGTGGACAGCGCGCGCAGGCTGATCAGCAGGTTGCCCGCGGGATCGAGTGCGATCGAATTCATGTGGTAGGGATCGAGAACCTGGCCGGCGCTGTACTTCGCCGGCGAGTCGCTGACCGGCACATGCGCAAGCGCGTCCCACTGAAACAGCGTCTGGTGCCGTTCGACGTCGACCACCGAGGCGATGCAGTTGTAGATCCGGCCGTCCTTGGGGCCGCCGACGGCGCTGAGGTCGGTGACGACTTCCTGGTAGGAGGTGACCAGGGCGTGCCCGTCGGGGGTGAGCCGGAATTCGTGGATGTCCGAGGACAGCTCCCCGCCCGGGGTGACGGTGTCGATCACGTTGTAGCGCTCGTCGGCGATATAGCTGAGGCCGAGTCCGTGGCCGCCCTGTTTGAGGCCCTGCCACCAGGTGAGCACCGGTTTGCCCCGGTAGGTCTGGACGCGCAGGTTGCCGGCGGTCTGGCCGGCCGGGAGCTCGCGCTGCCACACCACCCGTCCGGCCTTATCGGCGATGACCAGGACCGATGCCTTCGGCGTCCCGCCGGCCGGGTTGGCTGCCGTGGTGCCCGAGACGTAGAAGACGTAGCCGGGGGCACCCCGCGGATTGTTGACCTTGACGGAATAACCCGACGAGGGGGCCGACGTGCTCGGTGGCGCAGCGGGTTTGCTGTCCCGCGTGCCGCAGGCCGCCGCCGCGGCGGTCAGCGCGACTCCCGTCATGACACCGAATTGACGCCGTGAGATCCCGCCGGCCATCAATCTCCTTCGAAGTCTTCGCTTCTGCGGCCTGCTGCCGGGGCTATTAGATCAGGCACCGCCACGAACCGGGATGAAACACTGGAAGGCATGTGGGCGAAGCGCATTGGCATCACCGTGCTGGTGTGCGTTGCGTCCGCCGGTTGCGCGGCGACGCCGCCGGGCGGCCCGGGCTCGGCTGCCCGGTCGAACTACGTCGCAATGGGCGACTCCTTTGCCGCCGCGCCAGGTGTCCCGGAGTTGGCCGCGCCGCGCGGATGCCACAAGTCCACCAACAACTATCCGGCCGTGCTGGCGCGTCGCCTGGCTGCCGCCGCGTTCCACGACGTCACGTGCAGTGGAGCGACGACCGATGATGTCGTCAACCGGGAACAGCGGACCGATCATGGGCTGATCCCCCGCCAGCTGGACATGGTCGGACCGCCGACGGACCTGATCACCATCACGATCGGCGCCAACGACGTCGGGTTGGCAGGGGATGCCGAGTCCTGTCAGGTCGAGGCGGCCAATCCAAAGCCGTGCGCCGCGGCGTTCGTCGTCAACAACGTCGACCGGATTTCCAGCAGCATCCGCGAGCAGGTCCCGGTATGGGCCGCGATGATCGACCAATTGCGCGCCGATGCGCCCAGGGCACGCATCATCCTGGTCGGCTACGGAATCTTCGTCCGCCCCGGCGGCTGCTTTCCCGACCAACCGCTGCTGCCGAACGACGCCAATTACCTTCAAGCCAAAGTCGACGAACTCGATGACCGGCAGCGACAACTCGCCGCGGACAAGGGAGTGGAGTTCTACGACACCCGGTCGCTGTCAGCGGGCCATGACATGTGCGCCCCACCGGGCGAACGCTACGTCGAGGGCTACGTCACCGAAGGCAACAACGTTCCCCTGCACCCCACCGCTTTGGGGGCGGTCGCACTGGGAAATGCGCTGACCGACTATCTGGTCTTATCGGAGAACCGGTAAGCGTCCCGAATACCACGCGCAACGCCATTACCGCCCGCCCGTTAATTGACGCGAACGCAGGTTTAACTGCGCAAACGGTAGTCAATAACTGAAAAGTTCACACGGCGGCACGGGCGGAATGGACGGGCAAATGCGCACGCTGACTGGCTTCGGGACTTTTGCTTCAGTTTTCACGGTATTGGCCGCTTCGACGGCGACCCTCGGAACGGGCATGGCGGCCGCAACCGGCCCGGTGCCGATCAGTTCCACGTTGCGTAACTGCGATGGCAGCGCCGTCAAGACCGCGGTCCAGGCGCCGCGGGTGGCGCTGGGGCGCGGCGTGGTCCTCGTCCATCCGTCGGGTTCAACCGTCAGCGCGGACATCGACCTGGTGATCTCGAACCAGCCCGGTATGCACTACGACGTGGGCCTGATTCAGGTGCCGCGTCCGACGTCGGCGACGTGCGGGCCCGGCGATCCGGGCACCACGTACGCCGGCGTCGACACCGACCCTGCGGGGCATGCGGCTATCACCATCACCGCTCCGATTCAGCAGGGCACCACCGGCGTCTGGGTCATGGTCACCACGCCGAACCCGCACAACCAGGCGCCGGCCGAGTACTACTCCTCGGAGTTCGTGGCTCCCGTCTAGACAGCACGAATCTGTAATACCGTCGCGGAATGACCGATTACGAGGCCGAGGCCGTAGATCGGCTGCCGTTCTCGACGCCGGAAAAGTCGCAGCGTTACCGGACCGAGGATTACGCCGGCGCCGTCGGTCTCAACTGGTACCGCACGGATCCCACGCTGCAGTTCACCATGGCGTACTACCTCAAGCCCGACGAGTTGGCGGTGGTCGAACCCCAGCTGACCCGGATCGGCGACCTGATGGGTGGGCCGGTCGCCCGCTGGGCCGAGGAGACCGACCGCAACCCGCCGCGGCTGGAACGCTACGACCGCTGGGGTCACGACGTCAGCCGGGTGGTGATGCCGCCGTCGTTCACCGCCGCCAAGCGGGCGGTGCTGGATGCCCAGGGTGCCCTGCGGGAGGCGTGCCGGGGTGCGGGTTTCCGCTCGTCGCTGTCGATGTTCGCGTCGAACTACCTGCTCAACCAGGCCGACATCGGGATGGGCTGCGCGCTGGGAACCGGGGGCGGCATGGTGCAGTCGCTGGTGGCCGCGTACGCACCGGCCGACGTCCGCGATCATGTGCTGGCCAAGTTCGACTCGGGCGAATGGGCCGGCGAGACAGCGCAATTGCTGACCGAACGCACGGGCGGGTCGGATCTGGGCGCTCTGGAGACCACCGCGCGGCGGGCCGGCGACGCGTGGGTGCTCAACGGCTTCAAGTGGTTCGCGTCGAACTGCGCCGGGGAGGCCTTCGTCGTGCTGGCCAAGCCCGAGGGCGCCCCGGACTCGAGTCGCGGGGTGGCCAACTTCCTGGTGTTGCGCACCCGTCGGGACGGTTCCCGCAACGGGGTGCGGGTGCGCCGCCTCAAGGACAAACTCGGCACCCGCTCGGTGGCCTCCGGAGAGGTCGAATTCGTCGACGCGGAAGCTTTTCTGCTGTCCGGCGAGCCGTCCGGGGAGTCGGGCCCGTCCGACGGCAAAGGGCTGGGCCGGATGATGGAGCTGACCAACGCGGCGCGCCTGGGCATCGCCCTGTTCGGCCTGGCCAACGCGCGTCGCGCCCTAGTCGAATCACTCTGCTACGCGCGGCAGCGACGTGCGTTCGGCGGGGCGCTGATCGACAAGCCGCTGATGCGACGCAAGCTCGCGGAGCTGATCGTCGACGTCGAAGCCGCCCAGGCGATGGTGTTCGACAGCACCGGAGCGGTGAATCACCGGCAGCCGCGCGGCACCCGGCAACGCATCGCGGTGCCGGTCACCAAGCTCAAGGTCGCCCGGCTCGGCATCACCGCGGCATCCGACGCGATCGAGATCCACGGCGGCAATGGCTACATCGAAACATGGCCGGTGGCAAGGCTTTTGCGCGACGGCCAGGTCAACACCATCTGGGAGGGGCCGGACAACATCCTGTGTCTGGACGTGCGACGCGGCATCGTGCAGGCCCGCGCCCATGAGCCGCTGCTGAACCGCATGCGCGACGCGGTGTCGGTTTCCGACGACGACGCGACCACTGCGCTGGTGGCCGACCGGATCGACGACCTGGAAGCGGCGGTGACCGCGTGGGAGAAGCTGGACGGGGCGGTGGCCGAGGCGCGGCTGTTTCCGCTCGCCCAGTTCATGGGCGATGTGTACGCCGGCGCGCTGTTGACCGAGCAGGCGTCCTGGGAGCGGGAAACGCGTGGCGGCGAGCGCAAGGCCCTCGTCGCGCGGCTGTACGCCCAGCGCCACCTCGCCGATCGCGGGCCACTGCGCGGCATTGACGCCGAGGGTGATGAGGCGCTGGATCGCTTCGACGAACTGGCCGAAGGGACGCTGCGGCCGTGAGGGCCGCGGCTCACCCTGATCGAGCCGGCTGCCTGAGTCGCCGAGGGTGAACGGCCCGACGCTCCGGCGGCGCGTCGCGTCGTCGGATTCACAGTCGGCGCGGATGCGCGGCGCGAGTCGTTGCCGAATTGCCCGCGGACGTGGGACTTCCGTCCCTATTGCGGCACATCGCCCAGGTGGTCCGATGAAGCGGAGTTTGCCGAGGCGTACATGGAGGTACGGCGATGAACACGACGGTTCCGGCCCCACAGCGCGGCACGCGCCCCAGCACAAGGGAAAGCACTGCCTCTTGGCGCGCCGACCTCGACGGCGCGTCCGCCGCCGTAGCCGATCTGATAACAGTCAACGATGTCGAGGCATTGAGCCCCGGCGCCGGCATGCTGGTCGTGACGCGTGGCCCCAACACCGGATCGCAGTTCCGGCTGGTCAAGCCGGTCACCTCCGCCGGCCGGCATCAGCTCAGCGACATTTACCTCGACGACATCACGGTCAGCCGTAGGCACGCGGAATTCCGAAGGGACGCAGGCGAATTCCAGATCGTGGATCTGGGCAGCCGCAACAGCACCTATGTCAACCGGGAATCGGTCGAGTCCGCGGTGCTGGCCAACGGCGACGAGGTCCAGATCGGCAAATTCCGCCTGGTGTTCGTCGCCGGATAACCCGCTGACTAGACCGGGATGAGGCCGTGCTTGCGGGCCAGCCGGGACCAGTTCTGCTTGTCCCGCAGCAGGTGCATCGACCTGCGCAGCAGCAACCGGGTCTGGTGCGGGTCGATCACCGAGTCGATGAAACCACGCTCGGCGGCCGTCCACGGGATCGCCATGTTGAGGTTGTAGCCCTCGATGAAGTCCTTCTTGATCTGCTGCGCCTCGGGCGTGGTGGGGTCCGGGAAGCGCTTCATCAGCAACTGCGCGGCACCCTCGGCGCCGATCACCGCGATGCGCGCGGTGGGCCAGGCGAAGTTGAAGTCGGCGGTCAGCTGCCGGGAGCCCATCACCGCGTACGCGCCGCCGTAAGACTTGCGGATCGTGATGGTCACCTTGGGCACGTCGGCCTCGACGACCGAGTACAGGAACCGGCCGCCGCGCTTGATGATGCCCCGCTTCTCCTCCTCGGCGCCGGGCAGGAAGCCGGGGGTGTCCACCACGAACACCAGCGGGATCTGGAACGAGTCGCAGAACCGGATGAACCGCGCCGCCTTGTCGGAGGCCTCGTTGTCGATAGCCCCGGACAGGTGCATGGGCTGGTTGGCGATCACGCCCACCGGGCGCCCGTCGACCCGGGCGTACCCGGTGATGATGGCCGGCCCGTGCTGCGCGGCAACCTCCAGGAAGTCGCCGTCGTCGAAGATGCGCAGCAGGATCTCGTGCATGTCGTAGGCCGCATTGTCGGAGTCCGGCACGATCGAGTCCAGCTCCAGATCGGTCGGGGTGACCTCTGGTTCCAGCCCGGGATTGATCACCGGCGCCTTGGTGAAACAGTTGGACGGCAGGAACGACAGGAACTCCCGCACATACTGAAACGCCTCGGCCTCGGAGTTCACCACCTGGTGGATGTTGCCGTAGCGGGCCTGCGCGTCGGACCCGCCGAGCTCGTCGAGGGTGACGTCCTCCCCGGTCACCTCCCTGATCACGTCGGGTCCGGTGACGAAGAAGTAGCCCTGGTCGCGCACCGAGACCAGCAGGTCGTCCTGAATCGGCGAATACACCGCTCCGCCGGCGCACTTGCCGAAGATCAGCGAGATCTGCGGCACCACACCCGACAGCGCCTCGTGCCGTTGGCCCAGCTCGGCGTACCACGCCAGCGAGGTGACGGCGTCCTGGATGCGGGCGCCGCCGGAGTCCTGGATACCGATGATCGGGCAGCCGACCATCGCGCACCACTCCATCAGTCGGGCCACCTTGCGGCCGAACATCTCGCCGACGGTGCCCTGGAAGACGGTCTGGTCGTGCGAGAACACCCCGACCGGGCGGCCGTCGATCATTGCGTGCCCGGTCACCACCCCGTCGCCGTAGAGGGCGTTCGGGTCACCGGGGGTCTTGCACAGCGCACCGATTTCGAAGAACGTGCCCGGGTCCACCAGCGCGTGCACGCGGGCCCGCGCGCTCGGGATGCCCTTCTTCTCGCGCTTGGCGGCGGCCTTCTCGCCGCCCGGCTCCTTGGCCAGCTCCAGGCGAGCTCGTAGCTCGGCCAGCTTCTCGGCGGTGGAATGCACGACGATCGGAGCCGGCTCCGGAGCTACTTCAGTCACTACTTGCCTACCTCACTAGCGCGTTCAGCTTCGATGTTGTCCAGCGCGCGGCTCATGTGTTCGCCCACCTTGGCGATGATCGGTTCGTCGATGGCCTGGATGTGCTCACCACCGATCGGCACGACCTCGAGGTCGGCGACGTACTCACCCCAGCCGCCATCCGGCTTGCGGATGCCGTACCGCGGCTCGAACATGATCGCGTCGTCATGGTATCGATCGGCCATGTAGAGCGTGACGTGGCCATCGAACGGCTGGATCTCGGCGGTGTCGATCGCCCGGTTGTCCAGGTATGACGTGCGCTGGTGCTCGATGATTCCGGCCGGGATCTGCACGCCGCTCTGGCTGACGGCGTCCAGCACGAACCGCACCTGGCCGTCGTCGTCGAGCTCCTCGAGCTGCTCGTACGGGATCGCCGGGATGGTGACGTTGAACGTCTTCTCGGCGAACTTGGCGTAGCGGTCCCAGCGCTTGCGGACCTCTTCCTTGGTCTGCGGAATCTCCTCGCCCGCGCGCACCGCGTCGATCAGACCGACCCAGCGCACGTCCTTGCCCAGGCGCTTGAGCCCGATCGCGCAGGCGTAGGCCAACACCCCGCCCAGCGACCAGCCGGCCAGGATGTAGGGCCCGTCGCCCTGCATCTCGATCAGCTTCGGGACGTACTGCGCGGCACGCTCCTCGATCGACCCCTCGACTCGTTCGAGACCGTACATCGGCACGTCCGCCGGCAACCGCTTGAGCAGCGGCTCGTAGACCACCGTCGAACCACCGGCCGGGTGGAAGACGAACACCGGCGTCCGCGAACTGCCCTCCTGCCGCGGCCGCAGCGTGCGCACGAAGCCGTCGATCACGCCGGCCTCGAGGTAGTTGCGCACCTTCTCGGCCAACTCCTCGATGGTCTGTGAGCTCTGCACGTCCTCGACGGTGATCGGGCCTTCGGCGCGCTCAGAGAGCCGCTCGGCCATCTTGGCTGCCTTCTCGTCGTCCAGCTTGGGCAGCGGGTTGAAGATGCCGCCCGCGGACTTGCCGGTGACGATCGCCCAGGTCGCGAAGACGACGCGTTCCGCGGCGTCCCGGGGCGGGACGTCGGAGTTGAGCGCCTTGGCGACGGCCTCCTGGCTGAGTGCGCCGGCCGTGGGCTTCTCCCCGTTGCCGGCGGCGCCGTTGGTGCCCGGGCCGGCCGGGTCGGTCGGCGGCGGCGGGATCTGCACGTCCGACGGCGGCATCGCCGGCTGCTCGGCAGCGGCCTGCGGTTCCACCTCCGCTTGCGTTTGCGGCTCCGCTTGGGGATCGGGCGCCGGCGCCACCACGCTGGCCGGCGAAGCGCCGCTGAGCAACTCGGCCTGCGCCCGCGCGATCTCCTCGGCGGTCTGCGTCTTCTGGTACTCGTGCAGCTGCTCGACCTCGTCGCGGTGCTCGATCGCGTACTCGATCAGTTTCTCCACGGCGTACAGGTTGGCGTCGCGCACCGCGGTCAGCTGGATCGGCGGCAGGTCGAAGTCGTACTCGACGCGGTTCTTGATCCGCACCGCCATCAGCGAGTCCAGACCGAGCTCGATCAGCGGCACCTCCCACGGCAGGTCCTCGGGCTCGTAACCCATGGCCGCCGCCACGATGGTGCCCAGCCGCTCGGCGATGGTCTCACCGGAGTCCGCAGACCACCGGCCGACGTCCGACGGCAGGTAGCGGTTGGTCAGGCTGTCCGACAGCGTCTCGGCGTCGTCCTCCTCGACCGCGGACACCGACGGCGTGCTGGACTCCCCCGCCGCGATCGCGGTGCCGGCGCCCACCGCAACCGGCAACACCGCCTCGGAGCCGCCGCGGGCGACCAGCGCGTCGTAGACCAGGGTGAAGGACTGTTCGATGCGGGCGTGCACCTGCACCGACGCGCCGCCCGGGTGCCGGGTCAGCGTCGTCACGAGCCGGGCGCCCTCACCGGGCACCGCGCGCTGCTCGGAGGCGGTCAGCTTGGCGTCCGGCAGCACCGCCACGGCGGCGGCTTTGACCAGCGCCGCGAGATCGGGCGTCTTTTCCCGGGGCGCGTACTCCCACACGTGCCGACCGTCGGGCAGAGCAACGTGGGAGCCCGGCATCAGGATCGAGCCATCCCCGGCGAAATGCGCGTCCAGCCAGTGCTCTTTGCGCTTGAACCGGGTCGGCGGAATGTTGGCGTAATCATCGGGGCCCGCGGCCCGGGTGAACAGCGTCCGGACGTCCAGGTCGTGGCCGTGCACGAACAGCTGGGCCATGGTCGAGATCATCGACTCGACCTCGTCCTGCTTGCGGGCCAGCGTCGGGATCAGCTGGGCGTCATGGAGTCCGGCGGACGCCGTCGTCAGCCCGACCTGCATCAGCGCCACCGGGTTGGGGGCGAGCTCCAGGAAGGTGGTGTGCCCGCTGTCCACGGCGTTGCGGATGCCGTGGGTGAAGTAGACGCTGTGTCGCAGCCCCTTCTTCCAATAGTCGACGTCGTGGATCGGCTCGCTGCCGGGCTTGATGTAGCGGCCCTCGTGCACGGTCGAGTAGATCCCGCAGGTCGGGCTCATCGCCTTGATGCCCTGCAACTCGGCAGCGAGTTCGCCGAGCAGCGGGTCCATCTGCTGGGTGTGGCTGGCGCCCTTGGTCTGGAACTTGCGGGCGAACTTGCCCTCGGATTCCGCGCGGGCGATGATCGCGTCCACCTGGTCGGGCGGGCCGCCGATGACGGTCTGGGTGGGTGCGGCGTAGACGCACACTTCCAGGTCCGGGAAGTCGGAGAACACGGTCTTGATCTCGTCGGCGGAGTACTCCACCAACGCCATCAGCCGGATGTACTCGCCGAACAGCATCGCCTCGCCCTCACCCATCAGGTGCGAGCGCGAGCAGATGGTCCGGGTCGCGTCGCGCAGCGACAGACCACCGGCGAAGTACGCCGACGCGGCCTCACCCAGCGACTGCCCGACGACCGCGCCGGGCTTGGCGCCGTGGTGCTTGAGCAGCTCACCGAGGGCGATCTGGATCGCGAAGATGGTGACCTGGGTGGTCTCGATGCCGTAGTCCTGCGAGTCGTCGAGGATCAACTCGAGGACCGAGTAGCCCAGTTCGTCCTGAACCAGCGCGTCGACCTTCTCGATCCACTCGGCGAACACGGGGTTGCGCAGGTACAGGCTCTTGCCCATCTTGCGGTGCTGCGCACCGAAACCGGCGAGCACCCAGACCGGGCCGTTGGTCACCGGGCCATCGGTGCTGAACACGTTGGGCCGCTGCTTGCCCTCGGCGATCGCGCGCAGGCCCTTGATGGCCTCTTCGTGGTCGTGGGCCAGCACCACCGCGCGGGAGCGGCCGTGGTTGCGGCGCGACAGCGAGCGGCCGATCGACTCCAGCGACGACGCCTGTCCCTCGGGGCTTTCCATCCAGTCCGCGAGTTCGGCGGCGGCGGCCTTCTTGCGCGAGGTGAGGAACGCCGAGATCACCAGCGGGATGGTGGGGGCCGGAAGTTCTTGTGTGGCAAGCTCTTCCAGTGCCGCTTCCTTGAGGGCCAACGCCTCTTCGGTGACGCCGGGCAGTTCGTACTCGTCCTCGGCGGCGGCGGCTGGGGCGTCGTCGTCGATGATCTCGCCGTACTCGTCGAACCGCAGCGAGTGACCGACACCTTCGGTGAGGTCGCCGCCGGCGGACACCACAGCGGCCTGCGGCGAGGCTTCCGGTTCTTCCTGGCGCTCGATGACGTCCCGGGGCAGGACCTCACGCACCACCAGGTGCGCGTTGGCGCCGCCGAAGCCGAAGCTCGACACCCCGGCCAGCGCGTAGCCGCCGTAGCGCGGCCAGTCGGTGGCCTGGTCGACGACCTTCAACCGCATGGCGTCGAAGTCGATGTAGGGGCTGGGCCCGGCGAAGTTGATCGACGGCGGCAGCTTGTCGTGCTGCAGCGCCAGCACGACCTTGGCCATGCTGGCCGCACCGGCGGCCGACTCCAGGTGGCCGATGTTGGTCTTGACCGCGCCCAGCAGCGCCGGCCGGTCGGCCGGGCGTCCCTTGCCGACGACGCGGCCCAGGGCCTCGGCCTCGATCGGGTCGCCCAGGATGGTGCCGGTGCCGTGCGCCTCGATGTAGTCGACGTTGCGCGGGTCGATCCCGGCGTCCTTGTAGGCCCGGCGCAGCACCTCGGCCTGCGCGTCCTGGTTGGGTGCGATCAGGCCGTTCGAGCGGCCGTCGTGGTTGATCGCGCTGCCGGCGATGACGGCCAGGATCTGGTCGCCGTCGCGGCGGGCGTCGTCGACCCGCTTGAGGACCAGCATGCCGCCGCCCTCGGAACGGGTGTAGCCGTCGGCGTCGGCGGAGAACGACTTGATCCGGCCGTCCGGTGCCAGCACCGCGCCGATCTCGTCGAAGCCGAGCGTCACCGCGGGCGTGACCAGCGCATTGACACCGCCCGCGACCGCCACGTCGGCCTCGCCGTTGCGCAGCGCCTGCACGGCCTGGTGCATCGCCACCAGCGAACTCGAGCACGCGGTGTCGACCATGACGGACGGTCCGCGGAAGTCGAAGAAGTAGGAAACCCGGTTGGCGATCACCGCGCCCGAGTTGCCGGTGATCGCGTAGGGGTGCGCCACCGTCGGGTCGGAGATAGCCAGGAAGCCGTAGTCGTTATTGGTGACGCCGACGTACACGCCGACGGCCTCGCCGCGCAGGCTGGACGCCGGGATGCGGGCGTGCTCGAGGGCCTCCCAGGTCAGCTCCAGCGCCATCCGCTGCTGCGGGTCGATGTTGTCGGCCTCGGTCTTGGCCACCGCGAAGAACTCGGAGTCGAAGCCCTTGAGGTCCTTCAGGTAACCGCCGCGGGTGCGGGCCTTGGCGACCCGCTCGGCCAGCCGCGGCTCCTCCAGGAATTCCGACCAGCGGCCCTCGGGCAGGTCGGTGATGGCGTCGCGGCCCTCCATCAGGGCCGCCCACGTCTCGTCGGGGGTGTTCATGTCGCCGGGCAGGCGCGTGGACAGGCCGACGATCGCGATGTCGACGCGCTCGGCAGGGCCGGTGCGGGTCCAGTCGACCGCATCCGCGCCGTCATCGTCGGGCGATTCGGGCTCGCCCTCGATGATGCGGGTGGCCAGCGACTCGATGGTCGGGTGCTGGAACGCCACGGCGACCGACAGCGTGACACCGGTCAGGTCC
This genomic stretch from Mycobacterium paragordonae harbors:
- a CDS encoding arylsulfotransferase family protein — protein: MAGGISRRQFGVMTGVALTAAAAACGTRDSKPAAPPSTSAPSSGYSVKVNNPRGAPGYVFYVSGTTAANPAGGTPKASVLVIADKAGRVVWQRELPAGQTAGNLRVQTYRGKPVLTWWQGLKQGGHGLGLSYIADERYNVIDTVTPGGELSSDIHEFRLTPDGHALVTSYQEVVTDLSAVGGPKDGRIYNCIASVVDVERHQTLFQWDALAHVPVSDSPAKYSAGQVLDPYHMNSIALDPAGNLLISLRALSTVFNVDPRTGAINWRLGGKQSTFALGDGVEFAYQHDAEMPDANTITLFDNHFEGNAGQTGGGSVPSSLKWIRLDPAARTATLLRAQPHPDKLSSGAMGNLQQLPGGGTFSGWGTAGHIAEFAADGTMLYDVALAGGTYRAYLDEWSGTPVEPPKMVFAGDVVHAVWNGATAVRSWRLRHGPQSTAMTVLATAEWAGYDTALPLNGGTDGYYQLQALDSSGNVVGETPPLPHAG
- a CDS encoding SGNH/GDSL hydrolase family protein, with protein sequence MWAKRIGITVLVCVASAGCAATPPGGPGSAARSNYVAMGDSFAAAPGVPELAAPRGCHKSTNNYPAVLARRLAAAAFHDVTCSGATTDDVVNREQRTDHGLIPRQLDMVGPPTDLITITIGANDVGLAGDAESCQVEAANPKPCAAAFVVNNVDRISSSIREQVPVWAAMIDQLRADAPRARIILVGYGIFVRPGGCFPDQPLLPNDANYLQAKVDELDDRQRQLAADKGVEFYDTRSLSAGHDMCAPPGERYVEGYVTEGNNVPLHPTALGAVALGNALTDYLVLSENR
- a CDS encoding acyl-CoA dehydrogenase family protein, with product MTDYEAEAVDRLPFSTPEKSQRYRTEDYAGAVGLNWYRTDPTLQFTMAYYLKPDELAVVEPQLTRIGDLMGGPVARWAEETDRNPPRLERYDRWGHDVSRVVMPPSFTAAKRAVLDAQGALREACRGAGFRSSLSMFASNYLLNQADIGMGCALGTGGGMVQSLVAAYAPADVRDHVLAKFDSGEWAGETAQLLTERTGGSDLGALETTARRAGDAWVLNGFKWFASNCAGEAFVVLAKPEGAPDSSRGVANFLVLRTRRDGSRNGVRVRRLKDKLGTRSVASGEVEFVDAEAFLLSGEPSGESGPSDGKGLGRMMELTNAARLGIALFGLANARRALVESLCYARQRRAFGGALIDKPLMRRKLAELIVDVEAAQAMVFDSTGAVNHRQPRGTRQRIAVPVTKLKVARLGITAASDAIEIHGGNGYIETWPVARLLRDGQVNTIWEGPDNILCLDVRRGIVQARAHEPLLNRMRDAVSVSDDDATTALVADRIDDLEAAVTAWEKLDGAVAEARLFPLAQFMGDVYAGALLTEQASWERETRGGERKALVARLYAQRHLADRGPLRGIDAEGDEALDRFDELAEGTLRP
- a CDS encoding FHA domain-containing protein, which encodes MNTTVPAPQRGTRPSTRESTASWRADLDGASAAVADLITVNDVEALSPGAGMLVVTRGPNTGSQFRLVKPVTSAGRHQLSDIYLDDITVSRRHAEFRRDAGEFQIVDLGSRNSTYVNRESVESAVLANGDEVQIGKFRLVFVAG
- a CDS encoding acyl-CoA carboxylase subunit beta, producing MTEVAPEPAPIVVHSTAEKLAELRARLELAKEPGGEKAAAKREKKGIPSARARVHALVDPGTFFEIGALCKTPGDPNALYGDGVVTGHAMIDGRPVGVFSHDQTVFQGTVGEMFGRKVARLMEWCAMVGCPIIGIQDSGGARIQDAVTSLAWYAELGQRHEALSGVVPQISLIFGKCAGGAVYSPIQDDLLVSVRDQGYFFVTGPDVIREVTGEDVTLDELGGSDAQARYGNIHQVVNSEAEAFQYVREFLSFLPSNCFTKAPVINPGLEPEVTPTDLELDSIVPDSDNAAYDMHEILLRIFDDGDFLEVAAQHGPAIITGYARVDGRPVGVIANQPMHLSGAIDNEASDKAARFIRFCDSFQIPLVFVVDTPGFLPGAEEEKRGIIKRGGRFLYSVVEADVPKVTITIRKSYGGAYAVMGSRQLTADFNFAWPTARIAVIGAEGAAQLLMKRFPDPTTPEAQQIKKDFIEGYNLNMAIPWTAAERGFIDSVIDPHQTRLLLRRSMHLLRDKQNWSRLARKHGLIPV